ccatccaaccaaccaaccaaccaaccatccatccatccaaccattccacaccacaccaacaaccatccatccatccatccatccatccataacacatccaaccatccatccagccaccaacaaccaccatccatccatccaaccaaccaaccaaccaaccaaccatccatccatccatccatccatccatccatctaaccaaccaaccaaccaaccaaccaaccaaccaaccaaccaaccaacccactgtccgtccgtctgtccatccatccattgtATTGCATTGCCTTACATTGCATTGCATCGCACTTCACTCCACTCCattccactccactccactccactccactccactccattccactccactccactccactctcctttcctttcctttcctttcctttcctttcctttcctttcctttcctttcctttcctttcctttcctttcctttccttttcttttcttttggatactacaccatacacaccacaccacaccaaaccacaccacaccacactacactacactacactacactacactacactacactacactacactacattacactacactacactacactacacttcactacacttcactacacttcactacactacactacactacactacactacactacaccacaccacaccttaAGTAGACTTGGAACTATGGTAGCCTTGATTCTTTTAAGGGAATTTTTATCAAAGCCTGGCCAGAAATCAGTATGTTATTGgtgcatataaaatatgtaagcaCATATGCCAGATACCTGCTTGTTGCCACATTAATGTACATGCTGGAAATTTAGACTTCTCTGTATTTTAGCTGTCCTCTAGGCTTTAAGTTAATATGTCTAATTCATTTGTGCATATTCTAGAAAGTGCTGGACCAAAGCCACTGTAGATTCATAACTTATTGTCCTGTAGAAGCTATTTGGCTCCTTTCTGATAGAAATGTAAAGTTACACAAAGTATAGAAAGTTCAGTATATGATTCAAGTATTAGTTTTGtggtatagattataataatgagagaaCTTGAACTAGGATAGGAAACAGTCTTGCTGTAGTTTTTAGACATACAATAAATGTCAACACTTGTGCCTGTCCATGATACTGTCTTTGAGAATATtgtaatagatttatagatataagaaattccaatgaatgaaatataattcTGCAAAAAGTTTATGTAAGTGCATTAAAAGAAAAttcatattttactattatatcacttttttagctttatttaattatttatttttaggaagAGTATCCATTAAGCCTTTCTTGAATGGAATGATAAATAGTGTAGTGATATCAGATAGCTTCATGTATTCTGTTTCATGTTTTATTGTGCAGTGCTATGCAGTTTGAATTCAGTTGTTTGCCATAATCTGAAATCCTGATCATATAGTCTGACCCACATGTTTGCTCCATGGCAGGGAGATGATGTGTCAGATCGTCAGCCAGAAGTGACATCACATTGTCCAAGTCAACAGGAGGAGGATCCATTGGAAGGACCTAGTTGGTGGTACACGGATCTAGAAAATGTTCGTGGTTCCAGACGCTGTGGTCATGGTGATAGCAGAGGGAGAGGTCGTAAGAGGAGTTCTGGAAAATACTCTCCTGGCATTAATTTAGCACTGGAATCATCTAGTGAAAGTGAATGTGATGACTTACCATCTTGTAAACCCAAGGTATCGAAGAAAAGCCCTGCTGGACTTCAAAGCCCACAGGCTAACAAAAAGCCTTGTTGTGCCTCGCTAGAAGTAAATAAGAGTCCAGGATTATCTTTAGACCATAGTTACCTTGCTTCACCTGCCAGCATGTTGGCCAGATTGGAAAACTTAGAAGCTAAAGCAGGGCGTCGATCAAAAGCTCGGTCAAGAGGCATGTCACTTCGGGGGAGCGTAGAAGATGGCGGGAGGCCAAGTGAGGTTGGGACTGAAGGTGGGCGAAGGCTCACTCGGCgaagaacagaaataaagagaagtaGTGTAGAAGCTGATTCTATAAAAAATGAGGATGATTCTTTCAATCTAAAGCTAGAGGAAACCTTGCTGGAAGGTGGGGATAGTATCAAGATGGAAAGTCAAGAAAGTGATTCAGTTCTAATGCCTCCACCAAGAATGCCATTACCTGTAGTTGAGAAAGACTATCTTATCACTGATAATGACTTAACATGCATTGGTGATATTAGTATGGATATGACTGAACCATTATCAAAGATAATAGGCCAGGCAGCAGTAGATATACACAAAGAAGATACAAAAATTGAGAGAAGATTTTTCAAAACACAAACTCCAGATTTACCTGGATCACCAAAAGCAGAAGTTACAGAGAAAACCCCATTTGATCTTTCTCTAATGGATGTCACTGTAGTGAATATACCTCCATATTCTTCCCAAAGGTCCTTGGAGAAAGAAAATTTACCACCACATTTTGATGGTGAGTATAGTAGAGTAGAAAAAACTGAGTCAGTAAACTTGAGGAGAGTGTCAGTAGTTCTAGAAGATGTTATGAAATGTCCAGATTTGCCAGATAAATACACACCAGAACTGAAACTTACTCTAAGTGCACAGACAGTAAAATCTGGTGGGAACTCTTCAGGGAAAAGTAAAGATACACTTCCTAAAGCTTCTAAAGCAGAAAGTCCATTGCTTAAGaagccaaagaaaagaaagacattaAGATTTTCTGTTGcacatgaagatgatgatgaagatgaggacgaAAATTTCTCCCctgtgaaaggaagaagaagccaaaagggaagaagaaaaaccaGTTCAGTTGGGATGACACGAGCAAGGAGGTCTACTCTCAGCAGAAGGACATCCAGTGCTGACAGTAGTGCTGCTGGGCCTGCAAGAAAACAgcgtagaagaaaaaaagaatcagaggatgctaacacaccacaaaacactccAGAAACTAGTATCATAAGTGATTTAGAGGAAGAGTCTAATGCAGTGACATCTAAAACCAGCTCTGAGGAGGAGGGTATGACAAAGATTACACTTCCTGTACAGAATGatatttcaaataataaaaatatgaacttGAATGACTGTTATGTGATGGTAACCCGAACCCCAAAAAATTGTCCAACGTCTGCTGTAAGATCTGAAGACCTCTTGTGTTAGAACTAGACTGCACAACTGATTTAAACTCCCCGATTCTGAAGTCTCCTGCAAAGTCCCCCAACATGACGCCTCCTGTAAGTTAGAGAAGATGGATAATTTGAGTAGGGCAATGGAGCTGGTCATGAAAAAGCACAGCAAATGAAAATGGATCAGGTAGGGTGTTGAACttctttgttcttattttatacatttagcattactattatgaGTATTTAAGTAGAAGAGTACAGATGTATGGTACCTTTGCTgctagtatataaatatttttttaaaaataaataaatattttgtggATGTATCAGAAAATTATAAAATCCttactttcattaaaaaatttgggtttcaatTGGATTGATCTTGCTAGTACTCATGGCCAAGGCAAATGGGGAATCTGATGGAAAATaccataaatacaaattaatgttAATGACCAAATTGTTGTCTCTTTCAAAATAACAAAGAACTTATAACTGCTCAGTTTACataaattatcaaattttcatatttGACCAGTCCAGTTTTGATCTTTGATGTTTGTAGATCACACCAGAAAATGCACCTCATGCCGCTATTTtaggacaaaaagagaaaaggagagaggggagagagagagagagagagagagagagagagagagagagagagagagagagaagagagagagagagagagagagaatgtgggagtttgagagaaagagattgtgggaggtagagagagagagagattgtgggaggtagagagagagagagag
This portion of the Penaeus monodon isolate SGIC_2016 unplaced genomic scaffold, NSTDA_Pmon_1 PmonScaffold_21625, whole genome shotgun sequence genome encodes:
- the LOC119570070 gene encoding LOW QUALITY PROTEIN: uncharacterized protein LOC119570070 (The sequence of the model RefSeq protein was modified relative to this genomic sequence to represent the inferred CDS: inserted 3 bases in 3 codons), whose translation is MVALILLREFLSKPGQKSKVLDQSHCRFITYCPVEAIWLLSDRNVKLHKFILTHMFAPWQGDDVSDRQPEVTSHCPSQQEEDPLEGPSWWYTDLENVRGSRRCGHGDSRGRGRKRSSGKYSPGINLALESSSESECDDLPSCKPKVSKKSPAGLQSPQANKKPCCASLEVNKSPGLSLDHSYLASPASMLARLENLEAKAGRRSKARSRGMSLRGSVEDGGRPSEVGTEGGRRLTRRRTEIKRSSVEADSIKNEDDSFNLKLEETLLEGGDSIKMESQESDSVLMPPPRMPLPVVEKDYLITDNDLTCIGDISMDMTEPLSKIIGQAAVDIHKEDTKIERRFFKTQTPDLPGSPKAEVTEKTPFDLSLMDVTVVNIPPYSSQRSLEKENLPPHFDGEYSRVEKTESVNLRRVSVVLEDVMKCPDLPDKYTPELKLTLSAQTVKSGGNSSGKSKDTLPKASKAESPLLKKPKKRKTLRFSVAHEDDDEDEDENFSPVKGRRSQKGRRKTSSVGMTRARRSTLSRRTSSADSSAAGPARKQRRRKKESEDANTPQNTPETSIISDLEEESNAVTSKTSSEEEGMTKITLPVQNDISNNKNMNLNDCYVMVTRTPKNCPTSAVRSEDXLVLELDCTTDLNSPILKSPAKSPNMTPPXKLEKMDNLSRAMELVMKKXQQMKMDQ